In a single window of the Alkalinema sp. FACHB-956 genome:
- a CDS encoding methylated-DNA--[protein]-cysteine S-methyltransferase encodes MMVSAPYGLVLTLLCGFHLLILRPMTTTLLCDRIDSEIGQILTVMDQDRLCALDFVEHEDRMIRSLEKRYPLFELTAAPIENPISDRIRNYFTGNLTSVNEIPVKTQGTEFQTLVWQTLRQIPVGQVWSYQKLAIAIGKPKAVRAVGMANRLNPVQIVIPCHRVVGANGNLIGYAGGIERKQWLLNHEGVALPSLSNPSLL; translated from the coding sequence ATGATGGTTTCAGCCCCCTATGGACTGGTATTAACGCTGCTTTGTGGTTTCCACCTGTTGATTCTCCGCCCCATGACAACTACATTACTCTGCGATCGCATCGACTCCGAAATTGGTCAAATTTTGACCGTGATGGATCAGGATCGCCTCTGTGCTCTGGACTTTGTTGAGCATGAAGACCGAATGATACGGTCACTCGAAAAACGCTATCCTCTCTTTGAACTCACGGCAGCGCCCATTGAAAATCCCATCAGCGATCGCATTCGTAACTATTTCACCGGAAATTTAACTAGCGTCAACGAAATTCCCGTCAAAACTCAAGGAACCGAGTTTCAAACGTTGGTTTGGCAAACGCTTAGACAAATCCCCGTCGGCCAAGTTTGGAGCTATCAAAAGTTAGCGATCGCCATTGGCAAACCCAAAGCAGTACGAGCCGTTGGCATGGCTAATCGCCTCAACCCGGTGCAAATTGTCATCCCGTGCCATCGCGTAGTTGGCGCAAACGGCAATTTGATTGGTTATGCCGGAGGCATTGAGCGGAAGCAGTGGTTGCTCAACCATGAAGGGGTAGCTTTACCATCCTTGTCTAACCCTTCTCTGCTCTAA
- a CDS encoding NYN domain-containing protein, producing MARIKLVYVFLDVENIPSHPYAFRIRRFSRRFGKVHPDRLRAYAVNWRIREESKKMLEKASFLTKNVAPGENAVDNRIIRDCTTFSQQGRPQDVYILVSGDGDYVEMVEMLHQRDKYVVCLTSKAHAASKRLLQCVDEHYFLEDLYSS from the coding sequence ATGGCAAGGATTAAGCTTGTTTATGTGTTTCTGGATGTGGAAAATATTCCTTCCCATCCCTATGCCTTTCGGATTCGACGATTTTCGCGACGCTTCGGCAAGGTTCACCCCGATCGCTTGCGCGCCTATGCTGTTAACTGGAGGATTCGAGAAGAGTCCAAGAAAATGCTGGAAAAAGCCAGCTTTTTGACCAAAAATGTTGCCCCTGGGGAGAATGCGGTCGATAACAGGATCATTCGAGACTGCACGACGTTTTCTCAACAGGGAAGACCCCAGGATGTCTACATTTTGGTGAGTGGAGATGGGGACTATGTCGAAATGGTGGAAATGCTACACCAACGGGATAAATATGTCGTGTGCCTCACCAGCAAAGCCCATGCAGCTAGCAAGAGGCTGTTACAGTGCGTTGATGAACATTACTTTCTCGAAGATCTGTATTCGTCCTAA